The following coding sequences lie in one Bacteroides helcogenes P 36-108 genomic window:
- a CDS encoding HD domain-containing protein, whose translation MSPDWLIDKYYPEANELKSILLTHSHSVADKALWIAERHSELSMDKEFLYEAAMLHDIGIFLTDADGIYCFGDKPYICHGYLGADLVRSEGYPRHALVCERHTGAGLSLAEIVAQNLPVPHREMIPVSLEEQVICFADKFYSKTRLDKEKSVEKARKSLERYGAEGVQRFDQWCELFL comes from the coding sequence ATGTCTCCCGATTGGTTGATTGATAAATATTATCCTGAAGCAAACGAACTGAAGTCTATATTATTGACTCATAGTCATTCTGTTGCCGATAAAGCCTTGTGGATTGCAGAACGGCATTCGGAGCTTTCTATGGACAAGGAGTTTTTGTATGAGGCAGCTATGCTGCACGATATCGGCATCTTTCTTACGGATGCAGATGGCATTTATTGCTTTGGTGACAAACCGTACATCTGTCATGGATATTTGGGAGCCGACTTGGTGCGCAGTGAAGGCTATCCCCGTCATGCATTGGTCTGCGAACGCCACACAGGGGCTGGACTTTCTTTGGCAGAGATTGTGGCACAGAATTTACCGGTTCCACACCGCGAAATGATTCCCGTCAGTCTGGAGGAACAGGTCATTTGTTTTGCCGATAAATTTTATTCAAAAACACGTCTGGATAAAGAGAAGTCCGTAGAGAAGGCCCGAAAGAGTCTGGAACGCTATGGGGCAGAGGGGGTGC
- a CDS encoding polysaccharide deacetylase family protein gives MILLSFDTEEFDVPREHGVEFSLDEAMKVSIYGTCKILDCLQKNEVKATFFCTTNFAENAPLVMQRIIDEGHEVAAHGCDHWHPQSSDVRISKATLERLTKTTINGYRQPRMFPVSDSEIENNGYIYNSSLNPAFIPGRYMHLTEPRTCFMKGNVLQIPASVTPLLRFPLFWLSCHNLPIGLYLWMIRRVLRHDGYFVTYFHPWEFFPLGEHPEFKMPFIIKNHAGDGMVKRLDILIKELKRKGYPFMTYNEFAGIKIAELKNEKK, from the coding sequence ATGATTCTTTTAAGTTTTGACACAGAAGAATTTGACGTTCCCCGCGAACATGGAGTAGAGTTTTCTTTGGATGAAGCCATGAAAGTTTCAATATATGGTACATGCAAAATTCTTGACTGCCTGCAAAAGAATGAGGTAAAGGCCACTTTCTTTTGTACGACCAATTTTGCCGAAAATGCTCCCTTAGTGATGCAGCGCATCATAGACGAGGGGCATGAAGTAGCGGCACACGGCTGTGATCATTGGCATCCGCAAAGCTCAGACGTACGCATCTCCAAAGCAACACTTGAGAGACTCACCAAAACCACCATAAACGGATATCGACAGCCACGCATGTTCCCGGTTTCGGACAGCGAAATCGAGAATAACGGCTACATCTACAATTCCTCTTTAAATCCTGCCTTCATTCCCGGCCGCTATATGCACCTGACCGAACCACGCACCTGCTTCATGAAAGGAAACGTGCTGCAGATTCCGGCTTCAGTAACACCGTTACTGCGTTTTCCACTATTCTGGCTTTCATGTCATAATCTACCCATAGGCCTCTACTTGTGGATGATTCGCCGGGTACTTCGCCATGACGGTTATTTCGTCACTTATTTCCATCCCTGGGAATTTTTCCCGTTAGGCGAACATCCCGAATTCAAAATGCCTTTTATCATAAAGAATCATGCAGGCGACGGAATGGTGAAACGACTCGATATCCTTATCAAAGAGCTGAAGAGAAAAGGCTATCCGTTTATGACCTACAATGAATTTGCCGGCATCAAGATTGCAGAACTTAAAAACGAAAAAAAATGA
- a CDS encoding glycosyltransferase family 2 protein — protein sequence MIRLAIVCPCYNEEAVLRHSAEQLTALLDDLATKRKITSDSFVLLVNDGSKDSTWQIIRELHSANPYIKGINLLRNVGHQNAIMAGMMTAKKWSDAVITMDVDLQDDLQAIERMIDLHAEGYDIVYGIKVQRKADPALKRLSAMAFYKLQKQMGVENYYNHADFRLLSKRALCLLAEYQERNLYLRGIIPLLGLPSTTVDDTIKERTAGVSKYTLKKMLNLALDGITSFSVKPIYCIVYSGGIFILISIFIGFYVLYSLVSGTAEHGWASLMLSIWFVGGAVLVSIGCIGVYIGKIYKEVKHRPLYNIEEILYEHKQD from the coding sequence ATGATCAGATTGGCGATTGTTTGCCCTTGCTATAATGAGGAGGCCGTACTCCGACACTCCGCGGAACAGTTGACAGCCCTGCTGGATGATCTGGCAACCAAGCGGAAAATCACATCCGACAGTTTCGTACTTTTGGTAAACGATGGCAGCAAAGACAGCACGTGGCAGATCATCCGTGAACTCCACTCTGCAAACCCTTACATAAAGGGAATAAATCTTTTACGCAACGTCGGACATCAGAATGCTATCATGGCTGGGATGATGACTGCCAAGAAATGGAGCGATGCAGTAATCACAATGGACGTTGACCTACAGGACGATCTGCAGGCCATAGAACGCATGATAGATTTGCATGCCGAAGGATATGACATTGTATATGGCATAAAGGTACAACGAAAAGCAGATCCTGCCCTGAAACGATTATCAGCCATGGCATTCTATAAACTTCAGAAGCAAATGGGAGTAGAAAACTACTACAACCATGCCGACTTCCGCTTGTTGAGCAAACGTGCACTCTGTCTGCTTGCCGAATATCAGGAAAGGAATTTGTACCTGCGCGGAATTATCCCTTTGCTGGGGCTCCCCTCAACCACCGTAGATGACACAATCAAGGAACGTACGGCAGGCGTTTCCAAATATACCTTAAAAAAGATGCTGAATCTGGCACTGGATGGTATCACATCTTTTTCTGTCAAGCCCATCTACTGCATTGTGTATTCTGGAGGGATATTCATCCTCATCAGTATATTTATCGGTTTTTACGTACTCTATTCTTTGGTTTCGGGTACTGCCGAGCACGGATGGGCTTCCCTCATGCTCTCTATCTGGTTTGTAGGAGGCGCTGTACTGGTTTCCATCGGCTGCATAGGCGTGTATATCGGGAAAATCTACAAAGAGGTGAAACACCGCCCACTCTACAACATCGAAGAAATCCTATATGAGCACAAACAAGATTAA